In Ruminococcaceae bacterium BL-6, a genomic segment contains:
- a CDS encoding protein of unknown function (Evidence 5 : Unknown function), whose amino-acid sequence MGFECPVCHGEMTYEFATHSFKCKCGYIEQMKPTIEHCFHCGATFNRFIWFDPSGCPECNHSFVD is encoded by the coding sequence ATGGGATTTGAATGTCCTGTATGTCACGGAGAAATGACATATGAATTTGCTACTCATAGTTTTAAGTGCAAATGTGGGTACATAGAGCAAATGAAACCGACTATAGAGCATTGCTTCCATTGTGGGGCTACATTTAATCGTTTTATATGGTTTGATCCTTCGGGATGCCCAGAGTGCAATCACAGTTTTGTTGACTAA
- a CDS encoding protein of unknown function (Evidence 5 : Unknown function): MIKLNPAYNVLFELPNRKPYDPVKSRNIKVSCKDQNSVESIVKNMFGKVKILKIEKDKGK; the protein is encoded by the coding sequence GTGATAAAACTGAACCCTGCATATAATGTTTTATTTGAACTACCAAACAGAAAACCATACGATCCAGTTAAGTCTAGGAATATTAAGGTTAGTTGTAAAGATCAAAACAGTGTTGAAAGTATCGTGAAAAATATGTTTGGAAAGGTTAAAATACTAAAAATTGAAAAAGATAAAGGGAAGTAG
- a CDS encoding protein of unknown function (Evidence 5 : Unknown function), whose protein sequence is MIHIEISNQAGEEKFKEEASKILKQQLRKGWKLGVQASSKIILKKLEGVNEENYKDKISDVKQFCEWSLKEGELPTTLKG, encoded by the coding sequence GTGATACATATAGAAATTTCAAACCAAGCTGGAGAAGAGAAATTCAAAGAAGAAGCTAGCAAAATACTAAAACAACAACTTAGAAAAGGATGGAAATTAGGTGTTCAAGCTTCTTCTAAAATTATTCTAAAAAAGTTGGAGGGTGTAAACGAAGAAAATTATAAAGATAAGATTTCTGATGTAAAACAATTTTGTGAATGGTCTTTAAAAGAAGGTGAACTACCCACGACCCTAAAGGGATAG
- a CDS encoding protein of unknown function (Evidence 5 : Unknown function): MINKYNLTKTNLQGFNDLRSDYNNGFKDWKVLYTLMCYSFNSQYRFNNDHQYNSSFGKNRSEYTSTTESKLKTVYGKLKNMDIVFMAQNFVDFDFSDFGKNDFVYCDPPYLNSTANYNDDKRGFESWNKGYELKLYEVLDNLNEQNCRFAVSNNLKSNTLIGDWINRRGYTIYNLNNTYYNCCYNKKDKSKIDSEVLITNY, translated from the coding sequence TTGATAAATAAATATAATCTTACTAAAACAAATTTGCAAGGATTTAACGATTTAAGAAGTGATTACAATAATGGATTCAAAGACTGGAAAGTATTATATACGTTAATGTGTTATTCGTTTAATAGTCAATATAGATTTAATAATGACCATCAATATAATTCAAGCTTTGGGAAGAATCGTAGCGAATATACTTCAACTACCGAATCAAAATTAAAGACAGTATATGGTAAACTAAAAAATATGGATATAGTTTTTATGGCACAAAATTTTGTTGATTTTGATTTTTCAGACTTTGGTAAAAATGATTTTGTATATTGTGATCCTCCATATCTTAATTCAACCGCAAACTATAATGATGATAAAAGAGGATTTGAAAGTTGGAATAAAGGTTATGAATTAAAGTTATATGAGGTACTTGACAATCTAAACGAACAGAATTGTAGGTTCGCAGTTTCAAATAATCTGAAATCAAATACTTTGATAGGTGATTGGATAAATCGCAGAGGATATACAATATACAATCTGAATAATACATATTATAACTGCTGTTACAACAAAAAAGATAAAAGTAAAATAGATTCAGAGGTTTTAATCACAAATTATTAA
- a CDS encoding protein of unknown function (Evidence 5 : Unknown function), producing the protein MNVVNLIISYKGINTAVNKKPKNDFLPSDVKNVIIHDKSVIVNLNDGRKGISKLDDKDTFDEFTGFVIAYYKAKHTKTFELKKVLKGCVKSANKKGYKQAILKNN; encoded by the coding sequence ATGAATGTTGTCAATTTGATTATTTCTTATAAGGGTATAAATACAGCAGTTAATAAGAAGCCTAAGAATGACTTTTTACCTTCAGATGTAAAGAATGTTATTATTCATGATAAATCAGTTATTGTTAATCTTAATGATGGACGAAAAGGTATCTCTAAACTTGATGATAAAGATACATTTGATGAGTTTACAGGCTTCGTAATTGCTTATTATAAGGCTAAGCATACTAAGACATTTGAACTTAAAAAGGTTCTCAAAGGCTGTGTGAAATCAGCTAATAAAAAGGGTTACAAACAAGCTATCTTGAAGAATAATTAA
- a CDS encoding protein of unknown function (Evidence 5 : Unknown function): protein MKEYNYPYQSQLASVVKRLTGRLEFAGETNTDNEVLLNLYAIEPMLFDIISTLADNAKNRDRIEYSISKVGKESYDILKEIQIIINTID, encoded by the coding sequence ATGAAAGAATATAATTATCCTTATCAATCTCAACTTGCAAGTGTGGTTAAACGACTTACAGGACGATTAGAATTTGCTGGCGAAACTAATACTGATAATGAGGTATTGCTTAACTTATATGCAATAGAACCTATGCTATTTGATATTATTTCAACATTAGCAGATAATGCGAAAAATAGAGATCGCATAGAATACAGCATTTCTAAAGTTGGCAAAGAAAGTTATGATATTTTAAAAGAAATCCAAATAATTATTAATACGATAGACTAA